The following proteins come from a genomic window of Iamia sp. SCSIO 61187:
- a CDS encoding DUF2752 domain-containing protein, with product MTATTDPGARTGPDPTWPPAPSGPSALDRLRAWRPWAPPALVGGLVGLATAYTAWNDPTTGGGVFPGCPLKELTGLDCPGCGGTRAVHALTNGDIETAFDHNAMLTIVLPLLALAWGIWMVHAVRVTLARRRATAGPSWPALLRAPQLSQRGWLGVIAVIVAFAVIRNIGAVPLLDYLSSEA from the coding sequence GTGACGGCGACGACCGATCCCGGCGCCCGGACCGGGCCCGACCCGACCTGGCCGCCCGCCCCGAGCGGTCCGTCGGCGCTCGACCGCCTCCGGGCCTGGAGGCCGTGGGCCCCGCCCGCCCTCGTCGGCGGGCTCGTCGGCCTGGCCACCGCCTACACGGCGTGGAACGACCCCACCACCGGCGGCGGGGTGTTCCCCGGGTGCCCCCTGAAGGAGCTGACCGGGCTGGACTGCCCGGGCTGCGGCGGGACGCGCGCCGTGCACGCCCTGACCAACGGCGACATCGAGACGGCGTTCGACCACAACGCCATGCTCACCATCGTGCTCCCCCTGCTGGCCCTCGCCTGGGGCATCTGGATGGTCCACGCCGTCCGCGTCACCCTGGCCCGGCGGCGGGCGACCGCGGGCCCGTCGTGGCCCGCCCTCCTGCGGGCCCCGCAGCTCTCGCAGCGGGGCTGGCTGGGCGTCATCGCCGTGATCGTGGCCTTCGCCGTGATCCGGAACATCGGTGCGGTGCCGCTCCTCGACTACCTGAGCAGCGAGGCCTGA
- a CDS encoding gamma carbonic anhydrase family protein, protein MPIYALGDQEPSIHPDAYVHPDAVVIGSVTIGAGSSVWPTAVIRGDDGHIVIGARTSIQDGTIIHTTPYTPTTVGDDCVIGHNVHLEGCTVEDGALVGSGSVVLHNAVVRSEALVGANALVPNNMEVPSRAMALGVPAVIKEGRVDPDTMIKLGAKAYTDRIPRYRDELRRLD, encoded by the coding sequence ATGCCCATCTACGCCCTCGGCGACCAGGAGCCCTCGATCCACCCGGACGCCTACGTGCACCCCGACGCCGTCGTCATCGGCTCGGTGACCATCGGCGCCGGGTCGTCGGTGTGGCCCACGGCGGTGATCCGGGGCGACGACGGCCACATCGTGATCGGCGCCCGGACCAGCATCCAGGACGGCACGATCATCCACACCACGCCGTACACCCCGACCACGGTCGGCGACGACTGCGTGATCGGCCACAACGTGCACCTCGAGGGTTGCACCGTCGAGGACGGGGCCCTCGTGGGGTCGGGCTCGGTCGTGCTGCACAACGCCGTCGTCCGCTCCGAGGCCCTGGTCGGGGCCAACGCCCTGGTCCCCAACAACATGGAGGTCCCGAGCCGGGCCATGGCCCTCGGCGTCCCGGCGGTGATCAAGGAGGGCCGGGTCGACCCCGACACCATGATCAAGCTCGGTGCCAAGGCCTACACCGACCGCATCCCCCGCTACCGCGACGAGCTCCGCCGCCTGGACTGA